One Pocillopora verrucosa isolate sample1 chromosome 10, ASM3666991v2, whole genome shotgun sequence genomic window carries:
- the LOC131791749 gene encoding transcription factor ATOH7, whose protein sequence is MDVAPIGKVIPQHKKKPRRRGPRLTGVSKQRRVANARERRRVEILNMNIQILRHMIPLPPQEKEPSKTEVIWLAVDYITELTKMLDSADQWQAELEMFDIDSLDSLDHSPLFNLEDCAPLSF, encoded by the exons ATGGACGTCGCACCCATTGGAAAAGTTATTCCGCAGCACAAGAAGAAACCCCGGCGACGTGGACCACGTCTTACAGGCGTCAGCAAGCAGCGCCGGGTGGCGAATGCACGTGAAAGACGCCGGGTTGAAATTTTAAACATGAATATCCAGATATTACGACATATGATTCCTCTTCCGCCGCAGGAGAAGGAACCTTCAAAGACTGAAGTGATATGGCTAGCTGTAGATTACATCACAGAGCTCACCAAAATGTTGGATTCTGCTGATCAGTGGCAGGCTGAGCTTGAAATGTTCGATATTGACTCTTTGGATAGCTTAGATCACAGCCCTCTGTTTAATTTGGAAG ATTGTGCGCCATTGTCTTTTTGA